The Megalops cyprinoides isolate fMegCyp1 chromosome 10, fMegCyp1.pri, whole genome shotgun sequence genome window below encodes:
- the LOC118784440 gene encoding HCLS1-associated protein X-1-like: MMTLMTMMVIPMIMVVTEYSRTPLMRHGDIPSIDFPLPQASPEQGERGASGNSLRDFMLKSPDSSLPPPSSPSVTPGAPRDEGIPSSRSPTCPFHHWSAFIKISEMWREGFWKSEEEKTKGEDGDVGSRFPLESQDQTPSPSKSQPKTKSVFTSVTVTRVVRPDGTVEERRTVRDSQGNEETTVTRSGGPGDSRQPREQLGPGAPAKKSE; the protein is encoded by the exons ATGATGACGCTGATGACGATGATGGTCATACCTATGATAATGGTCGTGACAGAGTACAGCAGGACCCCTTTGATGAGGCATGGAG ATATTCCCAGTATAGATTTTCCCCTTCCCCAGGCTAGTCCTGAGCAAGGCGAGAGGGGAGCAAGTGGCAACTCTCTCAGGGACTTTATGCTGAAATCCCCCgacagctctctgcctcccccttcTTCCCCATCTGTCACTCCAGGGGCTCCAAGAGACGAAGGGATCCCATCCTCCAGGTCACCCACCTGCCCCTTCCATCACTGGAGTGCCTTCATTAAG ATTAGTGAGATGTGGAGGGAAGGGTTCTGGaagagtgaggaagagaagaCAAAGGGGGAAGATGGAG ATGTGGGCTCGCGGTTCCCATTAGAGAGTCAAGACCAGACTCCGTCTCCAAGCAAATCTCAGCCGAAGACTAAATCCGTCTTTACATCGGTCACTGTCACTAGAGTTGTCAGACCAGATGGA acagTGGAGGAGAGACGCACTGTGAGAGACAGCCAGGGGAATGAGGAGACCACAGTTACACGCTCCGGTGGCCCTGGGGACAGCAGACAGCCCCGGGAGCAGCTGGGGCCTGGAGCACCAG CAAAAAAGAGTGAgtag